Below is a genomic region from Fusobacterium canifelinum.
CATCTCTATGCCATCTTATTTTTGAATCTTCTTTTAATTTAGCATAAAGTTCTTCTCTTCCTAGTTGTCTTTCTTTTAATTCTTGTACTTCTTTTTCAAGTGCTTCTTTTTCTTGTCTAAACTCTTCTTTTCTTTCCATTTCTTTTTGCACTAATGCTTGATATTCTGCTTCAATGTTTTGTACTTCATTCATTACTTCTTGTGCTACTGAATCTACTTCTGCTGCATAAGATAATGATCCCAATATTAACATTGAGCATAATAAAATTTTTGCTTTCATAAAGTTCCCCCTTGTAATATTTTATATAATATTTTACACTTTTTTACTATTAAAATCAATCATTTTTCTTCATTTTCAGATATTTTTTCCCATTTTTTTATTTTTAAACCATTTTGAAAGATTTTTAACAAATAATTTTATTTTAATAAATTAAATAGGTATATAATTTTTAAATAAATGATTAATTATTTACCTAAAAATA
It encodes:
- a CDS encoding adhesion protein FadA; amino-acid sequence: MKAKILLCSMLILGSLSYAAEVDSVAQEVMNEVQNIEAEYQALVQKEMERKEEFRQEKEALEKEVQELKERQLGREELYAKLKEDSKIRWHRDEYKKLLKRFDEYYNKLEQKIADKEQQIVELTKLLEVLN